Proteins encoded in a region of the Enterococcus gilvus ATCC BAA-350 genome:
- a CDS encoding alpha/beta fold hydrolase yields MKVVVRKRTVGNIPLLEVVAEDKIYEPLPLIIYYHGWQTAKELVLTQGRKLAAQQFRVLLPDAANHGERKTKNSEIPSLTFWDSIQTNLYEFGYLVDYFENLGLVMGKIGVGGISMGGITTCMLLTQHPEINVAACVMGSPAPIKYRERIARHAGELGFYLPKDYRQLTSWLEGYDLSLAPDKVAGRPVFFWHGTEDEKVPYEHTADFIEANPQDNLTFISAEERHFVQIATMDQIAAFFAENL; encoded by the coding sequence ATGAAAGTTGTTGTACGTAAGCGGACGGTAGGAAACATTCCCTTGCTTGAGGTCGTCGCGGAAGATAAAATTTATGAACCGTTGCCGCTGATCATTTATTACCACGGGTGGCAAACGGCTAAGGAACTGGTGCTGACACAAGGCCGCAAATTGGCCGCGCAGCAGTTTCGCGTATTGCTGCCGGATGCGGCGAACCATGGAGAACGGAAGACGAAAAATTCGGAGATTCCTTCTCTCACTTTTTGGGACAGTATCCAAACGAACTTATACGAATTTGGGTATCTCGTTGATTACTTTGAAAATCTTGGACTGGTGATGGGAAAAATCGGTGTCGGCGGGATCTCGATGGGTGGGATCACCACGTGTATGCTCTTGACTCAGCATCCTGAAATCAACGTGGCGGCTTGCGTGATGGGTTCTCCTGCACCGATCAAGTATCGTGAACGAATCGCTAGGCACGCGGGTGAGCTCGGGTTCTATTTACCGAAGGATTATCGTCAGCTAACCTCTTGGCTGGAAGGGTATGATCTGTCTTTAGCGCCGGATAAGGTCGCGGGTCGTCCGGTATTCTTTTGGCATGGCACGGAGGACGAAAAAGTTCCCTATGAGCATACGGCTGATTTTATTGAAGCCAACCCTCAGGACAACCTTACCTTTATCAGCGCAGAGGAACGCCACTTTGTCCAGATTGCTACGATGGATCAGATCGCCGCGTTTTTCGCGGAAAATTTATAG
- the deoD gene encoding purine-nucleoside phosphorylase, with translation MSVHIEAKQGEIADKILLPGDPLRAKFIAENFLEDAKCYNNVRGMLGYTGTYKGERVSVQGTGMGMPSAGIYAQELIQSYGVKKLIRVGTCGALSKDVHVRDLIIAQGAVTSSSMVEKHFPGFHFAPICDFNLMMKAYEVAKEKGFTTHVGNVLSEDTFYKDDLAPTFNLAEYGVMGVEMEAAILYYLGAKFHVQTLGIMTVSDHMVTGEETTSEERQNTFKDMMYVGLETLIAK, from the coding sequence ATGAGCGTTCATATCGAGGCGAAGCAAGGTGAGATCGCAGACAAAATTTTACTGCCGGGAGATCCGTTGCGGGCAAAATTTATTGCGGAGAATTTTTTGGAAGATGCAAAATGCTACAACAACGTGCGAGGCATGTTAGGCTACACAGGAACCTATAAAGGGGAACGTGTCTCTGTTCAAGGTACGGGAATGGGGATGCCCTCTGCCGGAATCTACGCACAAGAATTGATCCAATCGTACGGGGTGAAAAAATTGATTCGTGTAGGAACCTGCGGCGCATTGTCTAAAGATGTTCATGTGCGTGACTTGATCATTGCGCAAGGGGCTGTCACTAGCTCTTCAATGGTAGAAAAGCATTTCCCAGGCTTCCATTTTGCGCCGATTTGCGATTTTAATTTGATGATGAAGGCTTACGAAGTGGCGAAGGAAAAAGGCTTTACGACGCATGTTGGTAACGTATTGTCAGAAGACACCTTCTACAAAGATGATTTGGCGCCAACGTTCAACTTAGCAGAATACGGCGTGATGGGTGTCGAAATGGAAGCCGCGATCTTGTATTACTTAGGCGCGAAATTCCATGTACAAACATTAGGGATCATGACCGTCAGCGACCACATGGTGACAGGCGAGGAAACCACGTCTGAAGAACGCCAAAATACATTTAAAGACATGATGTATGTCGGTCTGGAAACACTGATCGCAAAATAA
- a CDS encoding purine-nucleoside phosphorylase — MTDLQDKIQQTANYIQDKGVADVAFGLILGSGLGELAEEIENPVVIPYNEIPHFPVSTVVGHAGQLVYGKLAGKQVLAMQGRFHYYEGNTMETVTYPVRVMAALGIHSVVVTNAAGGVNEGFQPGNLMLITDHINFMGTNPLIGPNDDNMGPRFPDMSAAYTKEYQEKAREVAGKLAIDLQEGVYLGMTGPTYETPAEIRMARTIGADAVGMSTVPEVIVAAHSGMKVLGVSCITNLAAGMQANLNHAEVVETTERVKEDFKKLIKETLAVL; from the coding sequence ATGACAGACTTACAAGACAAAATTCAACAGACTGCGAATTATATCCAGGACAAAGGAGTGGCCGATGTAGCTTTTGGCTTGATCTTAGGATCAGGACTTGGAGAATTAGCAGAAGAAATCGAAAACCCTGTAGTGATCCCTTACAATGAGATCCCGCATTTCCCTGTGTCAACCGTTGTTGGTCATGCTGGACAATTGGTCTACGGAAAATTGGCTGGTAAACAGGTGTTGGCGATGCAAGGTCGCTTCCATTATTATGAAGGAAATACGATGGAGACTGTCACGTATCCAGTACGTGTGATGGCGGCTTTGGGGATTCACTCAGTCGTTGTGACAAACGCAGCCGGTGGAGTGAACGAAGGCTTCCAACCTGGCAACTTGATGCTGATCACAGACCACATCAACTTCATGGGAACCAATCCGTTGATCGGACCAAACGATGACAACATGGGACCACGCTTCCCAGATATGAGTGCGGCCTACACGAAAGAATACCAAGAAAAAGCCCGTGAAGTTGCTGGTAAATTAGCAATTGATCTACAAGAAGGCGTCTATCTTGGGATGACAGGCCCAACGTATGAAACACCTGCGGAAATTCGGATGGCTCGCACGATCGGCGCAGATGCAGTGGGCATGTCGACGGTACCGGAAGTCATCGTAGCAGCTCATAGCGGCATGAAGGTCTTAGGCGTTTCATGTATCACGAATTTGGCTGCCGGCATGCAAGCCAACTTGAACCACGCAGAAGTTGTGGAAACCACGGAACGGGTGAAAGAAGACTTTAAGAAACTGATCAAAGAAACGTTAGCAGTTTTGTAG
- the deoB gene encoding phosphopentomutase — protein MFKRIHLVVMDSVGIGEAPDAEKFGDVGSDTLGHIAEEAGLNIPHLEQLGLGTIRPLKGVKDVPEHDGYATKLEEVSVGKDTMTGHWEIAGLNIQTPFRVFPEGFPQELLDKISEFSGRGIIMGANKPYSGTEVINDFGEEQMKTGDLIIYTSADPVLQIAAHEEIIPLEELYKICQYVRDITKDDPYMIGRIIARPYLGEPGNFTRTSNRHDYALDPFGKTVLDSLKDNGKDVIAVGKINDIFNGQGITDAVRTKSNMDGVDKLLDVMKNDFTGLSFTNLVDFDALFGHRRDVVGYAHAIEEFDLRIPEILEAMQEDDLLMITADHGNDPTFTGTDHTREYVPFLVYSKQMAEQGKLPQGYYSDIAATIAENFDVPATENGESFLKLLK, from the coding sequence ATGTTTAAGCGCATTCACTTAGTCGTAATGGATTCAGTCGGTATCGGAGAAGCACCAGATGCTGAAAAATTTGGAGACGTTGGTTCAGATACATTAGGTCATATTGCTGAAGAAGCGGGATTGAATATTCCACATTTGGAACAGCTTGGACTTGGGACGATCCGTCCATTAAAAGGTGTCAAAGATGTTCCAGAGCATGATGGCTATGCAACCAAATTGGAAGAAGTTTCAGTAGGAAAAGACACCATGACGGGGCATTGGGAAATTGCTGGTTTGAACATCCAAACACCTTTCCGTGTCTTTCCAGAAGGCTTCCCGCAAGAATTGCTGGATAAAATCTCTGAATTTTCTGGTCGCGGTATTATCATGGGTGCCAACAAGCCGTATAGCGGGACAGAAGTAATCAATGACTTCGGGGAAGAACAAATGAAGACGGGTGATTTGATTATCTACACGTCTGCGGACCCGGTATTGCAGATCGCGGCACACGAAGAAATCATCCCATTGGAAGAATTGTACAAAATTTGTCAGTATGTTCGTGATATTACCAAAGATGATCCTTACATGATCGGCCGTATTATTGCGCGTCCTTATCTAGGCGAACCAGGCAACTTCACTCGTACCAGCAACCGTCACGACTATGCCCTTGATCCGTTTGGCAAAACAGTGTTGGATTCCTTGAAGGACAACGGCAAAGACGTCATCGCGGTTGGTAAGATCAACGATATCTTTAACGGTCAAGGAATCACTGATGCGGTTCGTACTAAGAGCAACATGGATGGCGTCGACAAATTGTTAGACGTAATGAAGAATGATTTCACTGGCTTGAGCTTCACGAACCTAGTTGATTTCGATGCCTTGTTCGGTCATCGTCGGGATGTGGTAGGCTATGCCCATGCCATCGAAGAGTTTGATTTACGGATTCCAGAAATTTTAGAGGCGATGCAAGAGGATGACTTATTGATGATCACTGCCGATCACGGAAATGATCCAACCTTTACAGGAACCGATCATACGCGTGAATATGTACCGTTCTTGGTTTATAGCAAGCAAATGGCGGAACAAGGGAAATTGCCGCAGGGCTATTATTCAGACATTGCTGCGACGATCGCGGAAAACTTTGATGTGCCGGCAACTGAAAATGGCGAAAGTTTCTTAAAATTATTGAAATAA
- a CDS encoding ABC transporter permease, which translates to MNMDLLASIIAQTLVYSAPLILTALGGVFSERSGIVNVGLEGIMVAGAFSSVVFNLAFADQFGGMTPWLGVLVGGLVGMAFSLLHAVATVNFRADHIISGTVMNLLAPPLAIFLIKVIYGKGQTDTIQQQFGYFDFPVLSKIPIIGDLFFRNTSLPAYFAILVAVISWFVIFKTRFGLRLRSVGENPQAADTLGINVYALRYSGVLLSGFLGGMGGAVFAQSIAGRFAATTIAGQGFISLAAMIFGKWNPLGAMGAAIFFGFAQNLSIAGSNLPIISQIPDVYLQSAPYVLTIIVLVIFLGKSAAPKADGVNYIKSK; encoded by the coding sequence ATGAATATGGATTTATTAGCATCGATTATTGCTCAGACACTTGTGTATTCTGCGCCATTGATCTTGACCGCACTTGGCGGGGTCTTTTCTGAACGAAGCGGGATCGTAAACGTTGGTTTGGAAGGAATCATGGTAGCTGGTGCCTTTAGTTCAGTTGTCTTTAACTTAGCTTTTGCGGATCAATTTGGCGGGATGACACCTTGGCTGGGTGTGCTGGTCGGCGGACTGGTTGGGATGGCCTTCTCACTGCTGCATGCAGTGGCGACAGTCAATTTCCGGGCGGATCATATCATCAGCGGAACTGTAATGAATTTACTGGCGCCTCCATTGGCGATCTTCTTGATCAAAGTTATTTATGGAAAAGGTCAAACAGATACGATCCAACAGCAATTTGGTTACTTTGACTTTCCAGTATTAAGCAAAATCCCGATCATCGGAGATTTGTTCTTCAGAAATACTAGTTTACCAGCGTACTTTGCGATTTTAGTCGCTGTGATCTCTTGGTTTGTCATCTTTAAAACACGTTTTGGTCTGCGTCTGCGCTCTGTTGGGGAAAACCCGCAAGCAGCAGATACATTGGGGATCAATGTTTACGCGTTACGTTATTCAGGTGTTTTACTTTCTGGATTCTTAGGCGGTATGGGCGGTGCTGTTTTCGCACAATCAATCGCTGGACGTTTCGCAGCAACAACGATCGCTGGACAAGGATTTATCTCATTGGCAGCGATGATCTTTGGTAAATGGAACCCGCTTGGTGCGATGGGAGCAGCGATCTTCTTCGGATTTGCGCAAAACCTAAGTATCGCCGGATCAAACTTACCGATCATCTCACAAATCCCGGATGTGTATCTACAATCAGCACCATACGTATTGACCATCATCGTACTGGTTATCTTCTTAGGAAAATCAGCCGCACCAAAAGCCGATGGCGTCAATTACATCAAATCAAAATAA